The following are encoded in a window of Balaenoptera ricei isolate mBalRic1 chromosome 1, mBalRic1.hap2, whole genome shotgun sequence genomic DNA:
- the LOC132376035 gene encoding histone H3.3A, which translates to MARTKQTARKSTGGKAPRKQLATKAARKSAPSTGGVKKPHRYRPGTVALREIRRYQKSTELLIRKLPFQRLVREIAQDFKTDLRFQSAAIGALQEASEAYLVGLFEDTNLCAIHAKRVTIMPKDIQLARRIRGERA; encoded by the exons ATGGCTCGTACAAAGCAGACTGCCCGCAAATCGACCGGTGGTAAAGCACCGAGGAAGCAACTGGCTACAAAAGCCGCTCGCAAGAGTGCGCCCTCTACTGGAGGGGTGAAGAAACCTCATCGTTACAG gccTGGTACCGTGGCACTCCGTGAAATTAGACGTTATCAGAAATCCACTGAACTTCTGATTCGCAAACTTCCCTTCCAGCGTCTGGTGCGGGAAATTGCTCAGGACTTCAAAACAGATCTGCGCTTCCAGAGTGCAGCTATTGGTGCTTTGCAG GAGGCAAGTGAGGCCTATCTGGTTGGCCTTTTTGAAGACACCAACCTGTGTGCTATCCATGCCAAACGTGTAACAATTATGCCAAAAGACATCCAGCTAGCACGCCGCATACGTGGAGAACGTGCTTAA